CATTTCAGTAAACCACTGCCTCCTCACGAGATGGAAAAGCTGCTGGTCAAAAAGCAGACCTACTCCTAATAAAAGCCTTTAAAATTTCCTTTGTTTTGACTCTGTTAAAGTTTGTTGTTGATTTTTCATAAGAGGCTTATTACGCAAAAGGGCCAGTTACTGTAAGACTCAGTTTCGAGATATCGTGTGGAGAAAGGGGCTCCAGGGAACGGCTCGCTTTCCGTGGGCATGTGGTAAGCTTCCTCAGGCTTCGCCTTCCGGGATCTTACCGATCATGTTTATCCCACAGGAGTCTTCGCCGTTCCCTTCCGCCCCTTTGCATTATGAAGAGCTCGAAAATCTCTGCAAAATCTCCTTCTAATGAACAAGGATCATCTATCTTTCTCCCTGAATTTTAACGGTTGATTACGCGTAGAGACCCTATAATAGAAGCATTTGAGGCAGATGCAGTATAGCTCCTGTCTCCTATAGGATGGTCCGTTCACTAGATATCGTTAGGGTGGCGAAGGAAACGACGAGACTCCCAGGTGTTAAAAGCGGAAGCACCTTGGTCAGCGTCGTATGGACTGGACGTTCAAATGTGGAGGTGCCCTGTCCAGCATCGACAAGCTTAAGAACGACCATGACAGGAAGGGCTCTTCTTCCTGTCATGGTTGGACTTAAGACCTCGAGAGGCTAGGCACCGAAACTAGCCTGGAGCTGGATAGCACTCCACGCCGTTTAGGCATTGGTTTATGACTACACCTATCCTGAGTGTAAGAACGGGAGAAGGAGCTAGGGGAGACCCCACAAGGAGTGTTAACGACTGAGGAGGCTTATTGTTAAAGGAGGATCGACTAAAATCGCCACGTCCTGTGGCAACATCGATCGACCCTACGTCTTGTAGGGCCGTAGGAAGCGAGTTGTTTCCGTAGTCGCCCTCACCATTTTTTGGCAACGGACCCGAGTTATCTCGAAACTGAGTATTACAGAAAAGGGAGCTTATCCTTAAAATCAACACGAATCATTAACATAGCCTTTATTATAAGGCTATGTTAATGATTCGTGTTGATAGATGTATAAAGAAAGGACCTGACAATAGGGGGGTTCTTTAGAATAATGACTTTGAGGTGATGGTATATGGAATCTATCTACCATCTTGGAATAAACCATAAATCGAAATTCATAACTAAAGCGCTGTAGAGGTTCCATAACGAATGAAGAAGCAATCCAGGTATGATTGATTTAGTCCTGACGTATAGAATGCCAAGTAATAATCCGAAAACCCCTGCGGAAAAGGGAGAGAACGGATGGTTTACCGTAAAAATAAGCATTTGTAAAATAACAGCTATCCAAGTGTTCACCCATTTACTGAAGAAAGCAATCAAGAATACTCTGTAAAAAAACTCTTCAATAATAGGGACTACCAAAACTCTTGCTATTACGTACAATGTAAAACCCAGAATGGGATATTGAAAATGAGTGATGTATGGGATTTCCAAATTGTAAAATATACGCCAACTGTTAGAAATCAATATTTCATAATCATAGGTGATTTTCATAATTAGGTATTGAATAAGTAAGAATCCAATTATGTAGACCCAAGTCATTTTCAACGATAATGAAGTTAATACAAATGAATTTAGAAACATTTTACGAATGACGGGAAATAATAAGGTTATCATCAGAGGAACGAGCGCGACGATTATTTCCTTTACATACGTGTTGTAATGAAACGCGGGTGAAGTATCGATTCCTACTAATTCAGTTACTGTGTAAAAGGAAACCGCGGTCACTATGCAATACAAAAACATAAATAAGCTTTCTTTATCATTTAACCTTTCCACATTGTCACCCCATTACATTGTTATACGTGTTCGTACAACAAAGGTTTCATTAATATGGAAAAACACCTTCCCAACTTATCTCAAAACTAAGTCTTCAACAATCCGGCCCGATAGTGGAAGAAGCGCCTATGACAAATCAACAGCGAAGTTTTACATATAAAAAAGCAGGCCGGCATAACTCCGGACCTGCTTTTTGTTTAATTGGTGTATTGTGCTTGTTTTTCCTGCTCGCGTTCTTTCTTCGCCACTTTAAGGAACTTGGTTGTTTCAGCCCCCACTACTCCCGATAGAAGCAGTAAGCCAATTAAGTTTGGAAAGGCCATCAGCCCGTTCATCACGTCTGCAAACTTCCAAACCGTATCAAGCTGGGCGACGGCTCCGACAAATACGA
The Halobacillus halophilus DSM 2266 DNA segment above includes these coding regions:
- a CDS encoding CPBP family intramembrane glutamic endopeptidase, which translates into the protein MERLNDKESLFMFLYCIVTAVSFYTVTELVGIDTSPAFHYNTYVKEIIVALVPLMITLLFPVIRKMFLNSFVLTSLSLKMTWVYIIGFLLIQYLIMKITYDYEILISNSWRIFYNLEIPYITHFQYPILGFTLYVIARVLVVPIIEEFFYRVFLIAFFSKWVNTWIAVILQMLIFTVNHPFSPFSAGVFGLLLGILYVRTKSIIPGLLLHSLWNLYSALVMNFDLWFIPRW